A genome region from Balneola sp. includes the following:
- a CDS encoding glucuronate isomerase translates to MKKPFIHQDFLLQSEAAKKLYHNYSADQPIIDYHCHLPPQEIAENKNFENITKIWLDGDHYKWRAMRTCGVDEKFITGSASDKEKFLKWAETVPKTLKNPLYHWTHMELKNPFGITEQLLDGDSAEKIWDKCNEMLQSPEFSTRGLLKQNNVKVVATTDDPTDKLEFHTQLRDEGEDAFKMVPTFRPDRGMEIENGKEWLSWVEKLSDVTGVSISSFDDFLEALQQRHDFFDEMGCRASDHGTDRPYSDDFTDKEIASIFEKVLGGESPTEEETRKFKSAFLYHCGVMDAKKGWVYQLHVGAIRNNNSRMMKELGRDTGFDSIGDFDLAQPLAHLLNRLDSEDQLPKVILYNSNPRDNELMSTMIGNFQDGSVAGKLQHGPPWWFLDQKDGIEAHIESLSNMGVLSQLIGMTTDSRSFLSFPRHEYYRRVLCNVLGDDIEKGLLPSNFDLVGNMAKDISFKNANTFFGFKAT, encoded by the coding sequence ATGAAAAAACCATTTATACATCAGGATTTTTTACTTCAATCGGAAGCAGCAAAAAAGCTCTATCATAACTATTCTGCTGATCAGCCTATTATTGATTATCACTGCCATTTACCACCTCAGGAAATAGCAGAGAATAAGAACTTTGAAAATATCACAAAGATCTGGCTCGATGGTGACCATTATAAGTGGAGAGCAATGCGTACCTGTGGGGTAGATGAGAAGTTTATTACCGGTTCCGCATCCGATAAAGAGAAGTTTTTGAAGTGGGCTGAAACCGTTCCTAAAACATTGAAAAATCCCTTGTACCACTGGACTCATATGGAACTCAAGAATCCGTTTGGTATTACTGAACAATTGTTAGACGGAGATTCTGCTGAGAAAATTTGGGATAAATGTAATGAAATGCTTCAGTCTCCAGAATTTTCTACCCGTGGGTTACTTAAGCAAAATAATGTGAAGGTTGTAGCAACAACGGATGATCCAACGGATAAATTAGAATTTCATACTCAGTTAAGAGATGAGGGTGAAGATGCCTTTAAAATGGTTCCTACTTTCCGGCCTGATCGGGGAATGGAAATTGAAAATGGAAAGGAATGGCTGAGCTGGGTTGAAAAACTGTCAGATGTGACCGGAGTAAGTATTTCGAGCTTCGATGATTTTCTGGAAGCTCTTCAGCAACGTCATGACTTCTTTGATGAAATGGGATGCCGTGCTTCCGATCATGGTACCGACAGACCTTATTCTGATGACTTTACCGACAAAGAAATTGCTTCGATTTTCGAGAAGGTATTGGGAGGAGAGTCACCAACAGAAGAAGAAACTCGAAAATTTAAATCTGCCTTTTTGTATCACTGCGGTGTGATGGATGCGAAGAAAGGATGGGTCTATCAACTTCATGTTGGAGCCATCCGGAATAATAATTCCCGGATGATGAAAGAATTAGGCCGCGACACCGGATTTGATTCTATTGGTGATTTTGATCTTGCACAACCTTTAGCACATCTTTTAAACAGGTTGGATTCTGAAGATCAACTTCCTAAAGTGATACTGTACAATAGCAATCCCAGAGATAATGAATTAATGTCGACTATGATTGGAAATTTCCAGGATGGTTCGGTAGCTGGAAAATTGCAGCATGGTCCGCCATGGTGGTTTCTCGACCAAAAGGATGGAATTGAAGCTCACATCGAGTCACTGTCAAATATGGGAGTTTTGAGTCAGCTTATTGGGATGACTACAGACTCCAGAAGCTTTCTTTCGTTTCCTCGACATGAATATTACCGGCGAGTTTTATGCAATGTGCTTGGTGATGATATTGAGAAAGGCTTATTGCCGTCCAACTTTGACTTAGTTGGAAATATGGCGAAGGATATCAGTTTTAAAAATGCTAATACTTTCTTTGGTTTTAAGGCAACCTAG
- a CDS encoding LacI family transcriptional regulator — protein sequence MKNVTLQDIADELNLTKVSISKALRDHPDISEGTRIKVKEMAKKMKYRPNLVARSLTSSKSKTIGLIIPKIAHYFFASVVESIYKTAFDHGYEVIIGVSLEDEKLEKIHIETMLQMRVDGLLISTTEQTKDLERFEVVKDMGINLVFFDRGFNDSGFSYIKAEDRNSARQGVTYLIEQGCTNIAHLSGFDSVDIGRNRRLGYEDAMKEAGIEINPDAIIEGGYNEEAGYNSFKRLVESSGVPEAVFTVTYPVGLGALKYMNEHDIDPKTVKILSFGKSDFNKYLTSPFTCIDQPTKSLGRRAVKQLLSEINEEGTSTPVLTELACKISI from the coding sequence ATGAAAAATGTTACTCTGCAGGATATTGCCGATGAATTAAATCTGACGAAAGTCAGTATCTCTAAGGCTCTTCGTGACCATCCTGATATATCCGAAGGAACACGGATAAAAGTCAAAGAGATGGCTAAGAAGATGAAGTATCGGCCAAATTTGGTTGCCCGTTCTTTGACGTCCTCAAAATCGAAAACTATAGGGTTAATCATCCCAAAAATAGCCCATTACTTTTTCGCTTCAGTAGTTGAATCCATTTACAAAACAGCTTTTGATCATGGCTATGAGGTAATTATTGGTGTTTCTTTGGAGGATGAGAAACTGGAGAAAATTCATATTGAAACTATGTTACAGATGAGGGTAGATGGCTTGCTTATATCCACGACCGAGCAGACCAAAGATCTAGAACGATTTGAGGTGGTTAAAGATATGGGTATTAATCTGGTATTCTTTGATCGGGGATTTAATGATTCAGGCTTTAGCTATATAAAAGCCGAAGATAGAAACAGTGCACGGCAGGGAGTTACCTATTTAATAGAACAGGGTTGCACTAATATTGCTCACTTATCAGGTTTTGATTCTGTAGATATTGGTCGAAATCGTAGATTAGGCTATGAAGATGCTATGAAGGAAGCAGGTATAGAGATTAACCCTGACGCTATTATTGAAGGAGGATATAACGAAGAGGCTGGCTACAATAGCTTCAAGAGATTAGTCGAATCTAGCGGAGTGCCGGAAGCCGTGTTTACTGTAACCTATCCAGTGGGTTTGGGAGCATTAAAATACATGAATGAGCATGACATTGATCCTAAAACAGTAAAAATTCTAAGCTTTGGCAAAAGTGATTTTAATAAATATCTGACTTCACCTTTTACCTGTATTGATCAGCCTACAAAATCGTTAGGTAGACGCGCAGTGAAGCAGTTACTTTCTGAGATAAATGAGGAAGGGACAAGTACCCCCGTTTTGACCGAATTAGCTTGCAAGATATCTATTTAA
- a CDS encoding altronate oxidoreductase (catalyzes the formation of D-tagaturonate from D-altronate), translating into MKSLSRDKSEIEKPLKVIQFGEGNFLRAFIDWMIDIFNKETDYNGGVAIVQPIEHGMVSVLKEQDGLYHHLRQGIEGDQTIDEIRKIECITSAVNPFEEQDAFFNLAEQPEVDLIVSNTTEAGIEFKESDKPGDNELAVTFPGKLTQLLKHRFDHFGGSADKAVSVLPCELIESNGDNLKQCILKYIELWDLSDEFKSWITEHTNFANTLVDRIVPGYPKDEIEEIKERIGYDDNLVVKSEAFHLFVVQAPKSLQDIFPAEKAGLNVKFVDDITPYRTQKVRILNGAHTSMVQIGLLSGLETVAEAIDHEVVGEVMQEIMFEEIVPTIQIPGGDPKEFAKEIKGRFKNPFIRHELIDISLNSVSKYKVRVLPTVLDYLKIKGELPKRLVFALACLIKLYKERHDQLRDDAEFLQFFSERQDLSEEELVEEVLSKESMWDQDLTEVDGMRDLVLKYYTSINSTEMLKAIQNI; encoded by the coding sequence ATGAAAAGCCTCAGCAGAGATAAGAGTGAAATCGAAAAGCCTCTAAAAGTAATTCAGTTTGGTGAGGGGAACTTTTTGAGGGCCTTCATTGACTGGATGATTGACATCTTTAATAAGGAAACAGACTACAATGGTGGAGTTGCAATTGTTCAACCCATAGAACACGGTATGGTCAGTGTTTTGAAAGAACAAGATGGACTATATCATCATCTGAGACAGGGAATTGAGGGGGATCAAACGATTGATGAAATTCGCAAAATTGAATGTATAACCTCTGCAGTCAATCCTTTTGAGGAGCAGGATGCTTTCTTTAATCTTGCCGAACAGCCTGAGGTAGATTTAATTGTTTCAAACACCACAGAAGCAGGGATTGAATTTAAAGAAAGCGACAAACCTGGTGATAATGAACTGGCGGTGACCTTCCCAGGAAAGTTAACGCAGTTGCTTAAGCACCGCTTTGATCATTTTGGAGGCTCAGCTGACAAAGCCGTTTCGGTTTTACCCTGCGAGCTTATTGAAAGTAACGGTGATAACCTCAAGCAATGTATACTAAAATACATTGAACTTTGGGATTTGAGTGATGAGTTTAAAAGCTGGATAACCGAGCATACCAACTTTGCTAATACATTGGTTGACCGGATTGTGCCTGGTTATCCAAAAGATGAAATTGAAGAAATTAAAGAACGCATTGGATACGATGATAACCTGGTTGTTAAATCAGAAGCTTTCCACCTTTTTGTAGTTCAGGCTCCAAAGTCTTTACAAGATATCTTTCCAGCAGAGAAAGCAGGGTTGAATGTGAAATTTGTGGATGATATCACTCCATACCGAACTCAGAAAGTAAGGATCTTGAATGGGGCCCATACATCTATGGTTCAAATAGGGCTCCTTTCAGGATTGGAGACGGTTGCAGAAGCCATTGATCATGAGGTAGTTGGAGAAGTTATGCAGGAAATTATGTTTGAAGAAATTGTCCCAACTATCCAAATCCCTGGGGGAGATCCCAAAGAGTTTGCCAAGGAAATAAAAGGGCGATTTAAGAATCCGTTTATTCGGCATGAGCTCATTGATATTTCACTCAACTCAGTTTCAAAGTATAAGGTAAGAGTGTTGCCTACAGTGCTGGATTATCTCAAAATAAAAGGGGAGCTGCCAAAGCGACTGGTTTTCGCTCTTGCTTGCTTGATAAAACTCTACAAAGAAAGACATGATCAGCTTCGGGATGATGCAGAATTCCTTCAATTTTTTAGTGAGCGTCAGGACCTCTCAGAAGAAGAGTTGGTAGAAGAAGTACTCAGCAAAGAGTCGATGTGGGATCAGGATTTGACGGAGGTAGATGGTATGAGAGATTTAGTTCTCAAGTATTATACATCTATCAATTCTACAGAAATGTTAAAAGCGATACAAAATATTTAA
- a CDS encoding altronate hydrolase — MTEAITIHQKDDVAVALTEIPGGTKVTVNGQEVTVKEYIKSKHKFALKDFDKGDEIHMYNVTVGVAQEAIKTGEAITTENLTHKSDTFSIENREKASWSKPDVSKWKDVTFDGYHREDGQVGTANYWLVFPLVFCENRNIETIKKAFNKALGFEKEDPYVGMVNTLVERYENNNLNGGAIEFEVSESPQPTKKRVFDNIDGIRFLTHQGGCGGIRQDSETLCRLLSGYINNPNVAGATVLSLGCQNAQISMFRDALKAVNPDLKKPVVILDQQATGTEKDLITNSISKTFMELVKANQIERKPAPLSKLTIGLECGGSDGFSGISANPAIGYTSDLLVALGGKAILSEFPELCGVEQELINRMDKDEHAEKFVDIMRRYEQSAIDSGSGFDMNPSPGNIKDGLITDAMKSAGAAKKGGTSPVMDVLDYTEYATKPGLNLLCTPGNDVESTTGLAGSGANVILFTTGLGTPTGNPIAPVLKLSSNSHLAEKMPDIIDIDTGQVITGDKTIEEMGEQILDHIIETASGRKPAKSMELEQYDFIPWKRGISL; from the coding sequence ATGACGGAAGCAATCACAATTCACCAAAAAGATGATGTAGCAGTAGCTTTAACTGAGATCCCTGGTGGAACTAAGGTGACGGTGAATGGTCAGGAAGTTACGGTGAAGGAGTACATCAAGTCGAAACATAAGTTCGCCTTGAAAGACTTTGACAAGGGTGATGAAATTCACATGTACAATGTCACAGTTGGAGTAGCTCAGGAGGCAATAAAGACTGGTGAAGCGATTACTACGGAAAACCTGACCCACAAATCAGACACGTTCAGCATAGAAAACCGAGAGAAAGCAAGTTGGTCTAAGCCGGATGTATCTAAATGGAAAGATGTTACTTTTGATGGCTACCATCGTGAAGATGGACAGGTTGGAACGGCTAATTACTGGTTGGTTTTTCCACTCGTTTTTTGTGAAAACCGGAATATTGAAACTATCAAAAAGGCTTTTAACAAAGCTCTTGGGTTCGAAAAAGAGGACCCTTATGTAGGGATGGTAAACACGTTGGTGGAGCGCTATGAGAATAACAACCTCAACGGTGGTGCTATTGAATTTGAAGTTTCAGAGTCGCCCCAACCAACGAAAAAGCGAGTTTTCGATAACATAGATGGAATTCGTTTTTTAACTCATCAGGGAGGTTGTGGAGGCATTCGTCAGGACTCTGAAACACTATGCCGCCTTCTTTCCGGATATATTAACAACCCTAATGTGGCAGGAGCTACGGTGCTAAGTTTGGGTTGCCAGAATGCCCAGATCAGTATGTTTAGGGATGCGCTAAAAGCTGTGAATCCCGACCTCAAGAAACCGGTCGTTATTCTTGACCAACAAGCAACGGGAACCGAAAAAGATCTGATTACAAATTCTATTTCGAAAACCTTTATGGAGTTGGTTAAAGCCAATCAGATTGAACGTAAACCGGCTCCATTAAGTAAGCTTACCATTGGGCTGGAATGTGGTGGATCTGATGGATTTTCAGGGATATCAGCCAACCCAGCGATTGGATATACCAGTGATTTATTGGTTGCCCTAGGTGGTAAGGCTATTCTTAGCGAATTTCCCGAGTTGTGTGGCGTAGAACAGGAATTGATAAACCGGATGGACAAAGACGAGCATGCCGAGAAATTTGTTGACATTATGCGCAGATATGAGCAGTCAGCCATAGACTCAGGCTCTGGTTTTGATATGAATCCTTCCCCCGGAAATATTAAAGACGGGTTGATTACGGACGCGATGAAATCAGCTGGTGCAGCTAAGAAAGGAGGGACTTCTCCCGTGATGGACGTGCTTGATTATACAGAGTACGCAACCAAACCCGGACTGAATTTACTTTGCACGCCCGGCAATGATGTAGAATCTACAACCGGACTTGCAGGTTCAGGGGCAAACGTTATTCTATTCACAACCGGACTAGGAACCCCTACAGGAAACCCGATTGCACCCGTCCTAAAGCTTTCTTCTAACTCTCACCTGGCAGAAAAAATGCCTGATATTATTGATATAGATACGGGTCAGGTGATTACGGGGGATAAGACCATTGAGGAAATGGGAGAGCAGATTCTGGATCACATCATAGAAACGGCAAGCGGTCGCAAACCTGCCAAATCTATGGAATTGGAACAGTATGACTTCATTCCTTGGAAGCGAGGTATTTCGCTTTAA
- a CDS encoding cation transporter produces the protein MLNKTIRFFLENKLVAVLFLLVLVGWGLAVAPFNWNLDFLPRDRVPVDAIPNLGENQQIVYTDWEGQSPQDIEDQVTYPLTTQLLTVPGIKTVRSNSMTGLSIIYIIFEEDVDYYWSRSRILEKLNSLPAGTIPQTAKPALGPDATGLGQIFWYTLEGRDQSGEPAGGWDPQELRSIQDFYVKYGLSGAQGVAEVASIGGYVKEYQIDIDPNKLKTYGVTLPEVIDAVRKTNAETGARTIEMNNVEYLVRGIGYIENLEDLESAVVKVVDNTPIRIQDVAFVSMGPAPRRGVLDKAGAEAVGGVVVARQGANPQQVIDNIKAQIKEISAGLPVKTLEDGTESQVTIVPFYDRSTLISETLGTLEEALTLQILITIIVIVIMVLNLRTSVLISAMLPIAVLMTFIAMKYFGVDANIVALSGIAIAIGTIVDMGVILSENMLRHLEEMEEDESLLEVIYNATVEVAGAVLTAITTTIVSFLPVFTMIAAEGKLFKPLAYTKTFALIASIIITITLIPPFAHWFFGLKINNKKLKLSWNGLLVIGGFIAMLTVSGWGGLLIMGFGLINGVGFFLGEEYHKRIPILNNVLSVVVVTWLLTEYWLPFGPSVSFAGNLFFIVLVIALILATFWLIIKYYQPIISWCLDHKKIFLTLPSFFVIFGVVIWLGFATTFGFVAKSFNTVGVDISETSVWTSASEAFPGLGEEFMPALDEGAFLLMPTTMPHAGVEEAEDVMRKIDLSVNSIPEVEMVVGKMGRAESALDPAPISMFENVIQYKSEYKTDENGRRMRFEVNDSGEFVRDEDGELIPDENGEYYRQWRDHIHSPDDIWDEIVAVARIPGTTSAPKLQPIETRLVMLQSGMRAPMGVKVKGSDLQEIENFGLQLEDVLKNAEGVKASSVFAERIVGKPYLEVHWNREQLARYGLSVQDVQQFMSMGVGGMAVSTSVEGRERYPIRVRFARELRDNPEALNELLVPTKTGVQVPLSQLAEIKYHQGPQAIKSEDTFLVGYVIFDKLDGFAEIEVVENARRAIEESVNSGNIAVPAGINFEFAGNYENQVRAEKRLSVILPIALVIIFLIMYFQFRSVATTSMIFSSIFVAWAGGFLLVWLYGQGWFLNFDLFGQNLRDLFQMGTVNLSVAVWVGFIALFGIAADGGVVMATYLDQLFDRKKPKTSAELREVVIEASTRRIRPTLMTTATTILALLPVLTSTGRGSDIMVPMAIPSVGGMFLQIITLLVIPVLYYMWKEFKMKKELS, from the coding sequence ATGCTAAATAAAACCATCCGGTTTTTCCTGGAAAATAAGCTTGTTGCTGTACTATTCTTGCTAGTCTTAGTAGGCTGGGGACTTGCAGTAGCTCCCTTTAATTGGAATCTTGACTTTCTTCCTCGGGATCGTGTTCCTGTGGATGCTATTCCCAACCTTGGGGAGAACCAACAGATCGTTTACACTGACTGGGAAGGACAATCACCTCAAGATATAGAAGACCAGGTTACCTATCCTTTGACCACTCAGTTACTGACTGTGCCTGGTATCAAAACCGTTCGAAGTAATTCCATGACCGGTCTTTCCATCATTTACATCATTTTCGAAGAGGATGTGGATTATTATTGGAGTCGCTCCCGTATCCTTGAAAAACTAAACTCGCTTCCTGCCGGCACTATCCCTCAAACTGCAAAGCCCGCCCTTGGTCCTGATGCTACCGGATTAGGACAGATATTTTGGTACACGCTGGAAGGCAGGGATCAAAGTGGAGAGCCAGCAGGTGGATGGGACCCCCAGGAGTTACGGTCTATACAAGACTTTTATGTGAAATACGGGCTATCAGGAGCTCAAGGTGTGGCAGAAGTCGCCTCCATTGGAGGGTATGTAAAAGAGTACCAGATCGACATCGACCCAAACAAACTAAAAACGTATGGGGTTACTCTACCTGAAGTGATTGATGCGGTTCGGAAAACCAATGCTGAGACCGGTGCCCGAACTATTGAAATGAATAACGTGGAATACCTGGTTCGGGGAATTGGGTACATAGAAAACCTGGAAGATTTGGAATCTGCTGTGGTTAAAGTAGTGGATAATACGCCCATTCGAATTCAGGACGTTGCCTTCGTAAGTATGGGGCCGGCTCCACGAAGAGGTGTGTTGGATAAGGCTGGAGCAGAAGCCGTTGGTGGAGTAGTCGTAGCCCGGCAAGGTGCAAATCCCCAGCAGGTAATTGATAATATAAAAGCACAGATCAAAGAGATTTCTGCCGGCCTGCCTGTAAAAACCCTTGAAGACGGAACCGAATCTCAAGTCACCATTGTACCATTTTATGATCGCTCTACGCTGATCTCTGAAACCTTGGGGACGCTCGAAGAAGCCCTCACGCTTCAAATACTGATTACCATTATCGTGATCGTTATAATGGTACTGAATCTGCGAACTTCGGTGCTAATTTCTGCAATGCTCCCCATCGCTGTACTCATGACCTTCATTGCTATGAAGTATTTTGGGGTGGATGCTAACATTGTGGCCCTTTCCGGGATCGCTATTGCCATTGGTACCATTGTGGATATGGGAGTCATTCTTTCTGAGAATATGCTCCGGCATTTGGAAGAAATGGAGGAAGATGAATCACTTCTGGAAGTTATATACAATGCTACTGTAGAAGTAGCCGGGGCTGTATTGACGGCCATAACTACCACCATTGTGAGTTTTCTCCCGGTCTTTACGATGATCGCTGCCGAAGGGAAACTATTCAAACCACTGGCTTACACTAAAACCTTCGCGCTGATTGCTTCCATCATCATTACAATCACACTTATCCCACCATTTGCCCATTGGTTCTTCGGGCTGAAGATCAATAATAAGAAATTAAAACTTAGTTGGAACGGTTTGCTGGTGATCGGAGGATTCATTGCCATGTTGACTGTTTCAGGCTGGGGTGGTCTGTTGATCATGGGCTTCGGACTCATCAATGGCGTGGGATTCTTTTTAGGCGAAGAATATCACAAACGAATTCCAATTCTCAACAACGTACTTTCTGTAGTGGTAGTAACCTGGCTACTTACGGAATACTGGCTTCCTTTTGGGCCATCGGTCTCTTTTGCAGGTAATTTGTTTTTTATCGTTTTAGTGATCGCCCTTATTCTTGCCACCTTCTGGCTCATCATCAAATATTATCAACCCATTATTAGTTGGTGCCTGGATCATAAAAAGATTTTTCTAACCCTTCCATCCTTTTTCGTGATTTTTGGGGTGGTAATTTGGCTGGGCTTTGCAACTACCTTTGGGTTTGTAGCCAAAAGCTTTAATACGGTCGGGGTTGATATAAGCGAAACATCCGTTTGGACTTCAGCGTCCGAAGCTTTTCCAGGACTGGGTGAAGAATTTATGCCTGCCCTGGATGAAGGAGCTTTCCTTTTGATGCCTACTACGATGCCTCACGCCGGTGTAGAAGAGGCAGAAGACGTGATGCGTAAAATTGACCTGTCTGTTAACTCCATACCGGAAGTTGAAATGGTCGTTGGAAAAATGGGCCGGGCTGAATCAGCTTTGGACCCGGCACCTATCTCCATGTTCGAAAATGTGATTCAATATAAATCGGAATACAAAACGGATGAAAATGGCCGGCGGATGCGATTCGAGGTCAATGATTCAGGGGAGTTTGTAAGAGATGAAGATGGAGAACTGATCCCGGATGAAAACGGTGAGTATTATCGCCAGTGGCGCGATCATATTCACTCCCCGGATGATATCTGGGATGAAATTGTAGCTGTCGCACGGATTCCCGGAACTACCTCGGCACCAAAACTTCAACCCATTGAAACACGATTGGTGATGCTACAATCTGGCATGAGAGCCCCTATGGGGGTCAAAGTAAAGGGAAGTGATCTTCAAGAAATTGAAAATTTTGGTTTACAATTAGAAGATGTCCTGAAGAATGCTGAAGGCGTAAAAGCTTCATCGGTATTTGCGGAACGTATTGTTGGTAAACCCTATTTGGAAGTTCATTGGAACCGGGAACAGTTAGCCCGCTACGGGTTATCCGTTCAAGACGTGCAGCAATTTATGTCGATGGGTGTGGGTGGGATGGCAGTCTCAACCTCCGTTGAAGGGCGCGAGCGATACCCCATTCGTGTTCGTTTTGCACGTGAGTTAAGAGATAACCCTGAGGCTTTAAATGAACTTTTGGTTCCCACCAAAACGGGTGTTCAAGTACCTCTTTCACAACTGGCTGAGATCAAATACCACCAAGGACCACAAGCCATCAAAAGCGAAGATACGTTCCTGGTGGGTTATGTAATCTTCGATAAGTTAGATGGCTTTGCTGAAATTGAAGTGGTAGAAAATGCCAGACGTGCTATTGAAGAAAGTGTGAACTCCGGTAACATAGCGGTTCCCGCAGGTATCAATTTTGAATTCGCGGGCAACTATGAGAATCAGGTCCGAGCTGAGAAACGGCTAAGCGTTATTCTGCCTATTGCGCTGGTCATTATCTTCCTGATCATGTATTTCCAATTTCGGTCTGTGGCTACTACATCCATGATCTTCAGTAGCATTTTTGTGGCTTGGGCGGGGGGATTCCTGCTCGTCTGGCTTTACGGTCAAGGATGGTTTCTGAATTTTGATCTGTTTGGTCAAAATCTTCGGGATCTGTTTCAAATGGGAACCGTGAACTTAAGTGTGGCCGTTTGGGTAGGTTTCATCGCCTTATTTGGAATTGCAGCTGACGGAGGCGTAGTGATGGCAACCTATCTCGACCAATTGTTCGATCGCAAGAAGCCGAAGACATCGGCCGAATTACGAGAAGTAGTGATAGAGGCAAGTACACGCAGAATTCGCCCGACACTCATGACGACAGCCACCACCATCCTTGCTTTGTTACCCGTCCTAACATCCACAGGCCGAGGCTCGGATATTATGGTGCCTATGGCAATCCCGAGTGTAGGTGGCATGTTCCTGCAAATCATCACATTACTGGTTATACCGGTCCTTTATTACATGTGGAAAGAATTTAAAATGAAAAAAGAATTGTCATGA
- a CDS encoding efflux transporter periplasmic adaptor subunit, with the protein MKTKNILIYSGLILGGLLLGYLFFGGTSEPQTLEEHISETHTDEEGNVVYTCSMHPQIRESEPGNCPICGMELIPANDLDDNNSESLNPNAVTFSKAALALAEVETTPVRKGVPVVETRLPGKVAVNQNLVSNVTAHFPGRVRELYVDYTGDYVRKGQKLVSIYSSELITAQSELLETARFKEQNPRLYESARRKLLLWEFPEETINQIEQSGEVMEELDFFSPVSGYVSEINISREDHIQEGSMLYRIAKLSEVWIEFEAYESSVNNLKIGDKIDFTVSSIPGHTYTGEVSFIQPFLNDKSRTVEIRITVDNPRKEMKPGMFAEGVISSQSGQKQQLLVPRSAVLWTGERSIVFMDVSTAETPAFEAREVVLGKRAGNEYVIESGLEVGERVVSNGTFKVDAAAQLSDKLSMMNREPGSGANRGAHDHGAMDMNNGEMNMDDGDMNESTMDTTEDHSNHEMDKSLEALVPQYLKLREALSKDDFETAKEHVRVFSTDTFSDIEELRAEFKSISEMLISRIEEEGYEGALFKQYCPMYGGGSTWISDKKDIENPFYGTQMHNCGETVEQMN; encoded by the coding sequence ATGAAAACAAAAAACATACTTATTTACTCTGGACTTATACTGGGTGGACTCTTACTCGGCTACCTATTTTTCGGAGGGACTTCGGAACCACAAACACTTGAAGAGCATATATCAGAAACCCACACTGATGAGGAAGGCAATGTGGTTTATACGTGCAGTATGCACCCTCAGATAAGAGAAAGCGAGCCAGGAAATTGTCCAATTTGTGGAATGGAGTTAATTCCGGCTAATGATCTTGATGACAATAACTCAGAATCGCTCAACCCGAATGCTGTTACATTTTCAAAAGCCGCACTTGCGCTTGCTGAGGTTGAAACCACTCCGGTTAGAAAAGGAGTCCCAGTGGTTGAAACCCGGTTACCTGGCAAAGTGGCTGTAAATCAGAACTTGGTATCGAATGTGACGGCTCACTTCCCCGGTCGTGTTCGGGAGTTATATGTAGATTATACCGGTGATTACGTTCGTAAAGGGCAAAAACTGGTTTCTATTTATTCTTCGGAGTTAATTACGGCACAGAGTGAACTTTTGGAAACAGCCCGATTCAAAGAACAAAACCCTCGATTATATGAGTCTGCCCGGCGAAAGCTATTGCTTTGGGAATTTCCGGAAGAGACCATAAACCAGATTGAACAATCAGGAGAAGTGATGGAAGAGTTAGACTTTTTCTCACCAGTATCTGGCTATGTATCAGAGATCAATATCTCTCGGGAAGACCATATTCAGGAAGGTTCAATGCTATACCGGATCGCAAAGCTTTCTGAGGTATGGATTGAATTTGAGGCGTATGAATCGTCAGTCAATAATTTAAAAATCGGAGATAAAATTGATTTTACGGTGAGCTCCATTCCTGGGCACACTTATACCGGCGAAGTCAGCTTTATCCAGCCTTTTTTAAATGATAAATCCCGAACAGTAGAAATACGTATTACTGTTGATAATCCAAGAAAAGAGATGAAACCCGGCATGTTTGCTGAAGGAGTTATTTCTTCTCAATCAGGCCAAAAACAGCAACTTCTTGTCCCCCGAAGTGCCGTGCTATGGACCGGAGAAAGGTCCATTGTGTTTATGGATGTTTCCACAGCTGAAACTCCTGCTTTTGAAGCAAGGGAAGTTGTATTAGGCAAAAGGGCTGGTAACGAATATGTAATCGAATCTGGACTGGAAGTTGGTGAGCGTGTGGTATCAAACGGCACATTTAAAGTGGACGCTGCCGCCCAGCTTAGCGATAAACTCAGTATGATGAATAGAGAACCGGGCTCAGGAGCAAATCGCGGGGCACATGATCACGGTGCTATGGACATGAATAACGGTGAAATGAATATGGACGACGGCGATATGAATGAATCCACTATGGATACAACTGAAGATCATTCAAATCATGAAATGGATAAAAGCCTTGAGGCATTAGTACCCCAGTACTTGAAACTTCGGGAAGCACTGTCCAAAGATGATTTTGAAACGGCTAAAGAACATGTCCGAGTGTTCTCAACGGATACATTCAGTGATATTGAAGAGCTCAGAGCCGAGTTCAAATCCATTTCAGAAATGCTTATTTCACGAATTGAAGAAGAAGGATATGAAGGAGCACTGTTCAAGCAATATTGCCCTATGTACGGTGGTGGAAGCACCTGGATAAGTGACAAAAAAGATATTGAAAACCCTTTTTATGGCACTCAAATGCACAACTGTGGAGAAACCGTTGAGCAGATGAATTAA